From one Falco rusticolus isolate bFalRus1 chromosome 22, bFalRus1.pri, whole genome shotgun sequence genomic stretch:
- the LOC119140572 gene encoding uncharacterized protein LOC119140572 isoform X3, which produces MHRKEHRGLSTGGSTGAASPQVTPESCPAEPDVRPDVQRPRKRCRTPAGGHLPDGAAPCSDPAVGGPKKHCLGLRTALDPDVEKKTAVLKGEPPNDLPDPQKGGDPDAKHLEGPDPALESDRAVKATPKTALFHPNRRWATLEACSRPDVEERGPNPDVGGPQKGCWVLGDSDTDVELENSTSAVEGPRNGHRALVSESDPDVEGGGADPDVGCPPSHRTGRQVPAPQNIEGVSPGADVEGSQKGLQVIVSDSDTDVELNGAEPDVGHPKPHRPTQNEATPPLPEAKAPNAAVGGSQAGGWVLVVDSDTDVEEELSNPDVGCLEGPGAAPREPDVKAGTASRCAGEARGALLLESDTDVEEELSNPDVGCLEGPGAAPREPDVKEPDVKAGTASRRAGEARGALLLESDTDVEEELSDPDVGAPPPPSSGRQATSGGREPGPTPPRTPR; this is translated from the exons ATGCACCGGAAGGAGCACCGAGGCCTCAGCACCGGGGGGAGCACAG gtgCTGCCTCGCCCCAGGTCACGCCGGAGAG CTGCCCGGCAGAGCCAGATGTGCGCCCAGATGTTCAGAGACCCCGCAAGCGCTGCCGTACCCCTGCGGGGGGTCACCTCCCAGATGGGGCTGCCCCCTGCTCGGATCCGGCCGTCGGAGGACCCAAAAAACATTGTTTGGGCCTCCGAACCGCTCTGGATCCAGatgtggagaagaaaacagctgttctaAAAGGGGAGCCCCCAAATGACCTGCCGGACCCCCAGAAGGGGGGCGATCCAGATGCGAAACATCTGGAAGGCCCCGACCCCGCTCTTGAAAGCGATAGGGCTGTCAAGGCAACCCCCAAAACTGCTCTTTTTCACCCAAACCGCCGCTGGGCCACCCTGGAAGCGTGCAGCCGGCCAGATGTGGAGGAGAGGGGCCCGAATCCAGATGTTGGAGGTCCCCAAAAAGGGTGCTGGGTGCTTGGGGACAGCGATACAGATGTGGAGCTGGAAAACTCAACCTCAGCTGTTGAAGGGCCCAGAAACGGGCACCGGGCGCTCGTGTCGGAAAGCGATCCAGATGTGGAGGGGGGTGGAGCCGATCCAGATGTTGGATGCCCCCCAAGCCATCGCACGGGGCGACAGGTACCGGCACCCCAAAATATCGAAGGGGTGAGCCCCGGTGCAGATGTTGAAGGTTCACAAAAGGGGCTTCAGGTGATCGTGTCGGACAGCGATACAGATGTGGAGTTGAACGGCGCCGAGCCAGATGTTGGGCACCCTAAACCCCATCGGCCGACCCAAAATGAGGCGACCCCCCCGCTTCCTGAGGCGAAGGCGCCAAATGCAGCTGTTGGAGGTTCGCAGGCGGGTGGCTGGGTGCTCGTGGTGGACAGCGATACAGATGTGGAGGAGGAGCTTTCCAATCCAGATGTTGGGTGCCTGGAAGGCCCCGGAGCAGCCCCCCGCGAGCCAGATGTGAAGGCGGGGACCGCAAGCCGCTGCGCCGGTGAGGCCCGAGGGGCTCTGCTGTTGGAGAGCGATACAGATGTGGAGGAGGAGCTTTCCAATCCAGATGTTGGGTGCCTGGAAGGCCCCGGAGCAGCCCCCCGCGAGCCAGATGTGAAGGAGCCAGATGTGAAGGCGGGGACCGCAAGCCGCCGCGCCGGTGAGGCCCGAGGGGCTCTGCTGTTGGAGAGCGATACAGATGTGGAGGAGGAGCTTTCTGATCCAGATGTGGGGGCTCCGCCCCCCCCGTCGAGCGGCCGCCAAGCCACATCTGGAGGCCGAGAGCCCGGGCCCACCCCCCCGAGGACCCCGCGATAA
- the LOC119140572 gene encoding uncharacterized protein LOC119140572 isoform X4 has protein sequence MGGDAGRRRPMGLRAGPGGDGAGETMHRKEHRGLSTGGSTGAASPQVTPESCPAEPDVRPDVQRPRKRCRTPAGGHLPDGAAPCSDPAVGGPKKHCLGLRTALDPDVEKKTAVLKGEPPNDLPDPQKGGDPDAKHLEGPDPALESDRAVKATPKTALFHPNRRWATLEACSRPDVEERGPNPDVGGPQKGCWVLGDSDTDVELENSTSAVEGPRNGHRALVSESDPDVEGGGADPDVGCPPSHRTGRQVPAPQNIEGVSPGADVEGSQKGLQVIVSDSDTDVELNGAEPDVGHPKPHRPTQNEATPPLPEAKAPNAAVGGSQAGGWVLVVDSDTDVEEELSNPDVGCLEGPGAAPREPDVKEPDVKAGTASRRAGEARGALLLESDTDVEEELSDPDVGAPPPPSSGRQATSGGREPGPTPPRTPR, from the exons ATGGGCGGTGacgccgggcggcggcggccaaTGGGGTTGAGGGCGGGGCCTGGAGGCGATGGCGCGGGAGAG ACCATGCACCGGAAGGAGCACCGAGGCCTCAGCACCGGGGGGAGCACAG gtgCTGCCTCGCCCCAGGTCACGCCGGAGAG CTGCCCGGCAGAGCCAGATGTGCGCCCAGATGTTCAGAGACCCCGCAAGCGCTGCCGTACCCCTGCGGGGGGTCACCTCCCAGATGGGGCTGCCCCCTGCTCGGATCCGGCCGTCGGAGGACCCAAAAAACATTGTTTGGGCCTCCGAACCGCTCTGGATCCAGatgtggagaagaaaacagctgttctaAAAGGGGAGCCCCCAAATGACCTGCCGGACCCCCAGAAGGGGGGCGATCCAGATGCGAAACATCTGGAAGGCCCCGACCCCGCTCTTGAAAGCGATAGGGCTGTCAAGGCAACCCCCAAAACTGCTCTTTTTCACCCAAACCGCCGCTGGGCCACCCTGGAAGCGTGCAGCCGGCCAGATGTGGAGGAGAGGGGCCCGAATCCAGATGTTGGAGGTCCCCAAAAAGGGTGCTGGGTGCTTGGGGACAGCGATACAGATGTGGAGCTGGAAAACTCAACCTCAGCTGTTGAAGGGCCCAGAAACGGGCACCGGGCGCTCGTGTCGGAAAGCGATCCAGATGTGGAGGGGGGTGGAGCCGATCCAGATGTTGGATGCCCCCCAAGCCATCGCACGGGGCGACAGGTACCGGCACCCCAAAATATCGAAGGGGTGAGCCCCGGTGCAGATGTTGAAGGTTCACAAAAGGGGCTTCAGGTGATCGTGTCGGACAGCGATACAGATGTGGAGTTGAACGGCGCCGAGCCAGATGTTGGGCACCCTAAACCCCATCGGCCGACCCAAAATGAGGCGACCCCCCCGCTTCCTGAGGCGAAGGCGCCAAATGCAGCTGTTGGAGGTTCGCAGGCGGGTGGCTGGGTGCTCGTGGTGGACAGCGATACAGATGTGGAGGAGGAGCTTTCCAATCCAGATGTTGGGTGCCTGGAAG GCCCCGGAGCAGCCCCCCGCGAGCCAGATGTGAAGGAGCCAGATGTGAAGGCGGGGACCGCAAGCCGCCGCGCCGGTGAGGCCCGAGGGGCTCTGCTGTTGGAGAGCGATACAGATGTGGAGGAGGAGCTTTCTGATCCAGATGTGGGGGCTCCGCCCCCCCCGTCGAGCGGCCGCCAAGCCACATCTGGAGGCCGAGAGCCCGGGCCCACCCCCCCGAGGACCCCGCGATAA
- the LOC119140572 gene encoding transforming acidic coiled-coil-containing protein 2-like isoform X2, with protein MGGDAGRRRPMGLRAGPGGDGAGETMHRKEHRGLSTGGSTGAASPQVTPESCPAEPDVRPDVQRPRKRCRTPAGGHLPDGAAPCSDPAVGGPKKHCLGLRTALDPDVEKKTAVLKGEPPNDLPDPQKGGDPDAKHLEGPDPALESDRAVKATPKTALFHPNRRWATLEACSRPDVEERGPNPDVGGPQKGCWVLGDSDTDVELENSTSAVEGPRNGHRALVSESDPDVEGGGADPDVGCPPSHRTGRQVIVSDSDTDVELNGAEPDVGHPKPHRPTQNEATPPLPEAKAPNAAVGGSQAGGWVLVVDSDTDVEEELSNPDVGCLEGPGAAPREPDVKAGTASRCAGEARGALLLESDTDVEEELSNPDVGCLEGPGAAPREPDVKEPDVKAGTASRRAGEARGALLLESDTDVEEELSDPDVGAPPPPSSGRQATSGGREPGPTPPRTPR; from the exons ATGGGCGGTGacgccgggcggcggcggccaaTGGGGTTGAGGGCGGGGCCTGGAGGCGATGGCGCGGGAGAG ACCATGCACCGGAAGGAGCACCGAGGCCTCAGCACCGGGGGGAGCACAG gtgCTGCCTCGCCCCAGGTCACGCCGGAGAG CTGCCCGGCAGAGCCAGATGTGCGCCCAGATGTTCAGAGACCCCGCAAGCGCTGCCGTACCCCTGCGGGGGGTCACCTCCCAGATGGGGCTGCCCCCTGCTCGGATCCGGCCGTCGGAGGACCCAAAAAACATTGTTTGGGCCTCCGAACCGCTCTGGATCCAGatgtggagaagaaaacagctgttctaAAAGGGGAGCCCCCAAATGACCTGCCGGACCCCCAGAAGGGGGGCGATCCAGATGCGAAACATCTGGAAGGCCCCGACCCCGCTCTTGAAAGCGATAGGGCTGTCAAGGCAACCCCCAAAACTGCTCTTTTTCACCCAAACCGCCGCTGGGCCACCCTGGAAGCGTGCAGCCGGCCAGATGTGGAGGAGAGGGGCCCGAATCCAGATGTTGGAGGTCCCCAAAAAGGGTGCTGGGTGCTTGGGGACAGCGATACAGATGTGGAGCTGGAAAACTCAACCTCAGCTGTTGAAGGGCCCAGAAACGGGCACCGGGCGCTCGTGTCGGAAAGCGATCCAGATGTGGAGGGGGGTGGAGCCGATCCAGATGTTGGATGCCCCCCAAGCCATCGCACGGGGCGACAG GTGATCGTGTCGGACAGCGATACAGATGTGGAGTTGAACGGCGCCGAGCCAGATGTTGGGCACCCTAAACCCCATCGGCCGACCCAAAATGAGGCGACCCCCCCGCTTCCTGAGGCGAAGGCGCCAAATGCAGCTGTTGGAGGTTCGCAGGCGGGTGGCTGGGTGCTCGTGGTGGACAGCGATACAGATGTGGAGGAGGAGCTTTCCAATCCAGATGTTGGGTGCCTGGAAGGCCCCGGAGCAGCCCCCCGCGAGCCAGATGTGAAGGCGGGGACCGCAAGCCGCTGCGCCGGTGAGGCCCGAGGGGCTCTGCTGTTGGAGAGCGATACAGATGTGGAGGAGGAGCTTTCCAATCCAGATGTTGGGTGCCTGGAAGGCCCCGGAGCAGCCCCCCGCGAGCCAGATGTGAAGGAGCCAGATGTGAAGGCGGGGACCGCAAGCCGCCGCGCCGGTGAGGCCCGAGGGGCTCTGCTGTTGGAGAGCGATACAGATGTGGAGGAGGAGCTTTCTGATCCAGATGTGGGGGCTCCGCCCCCCCCGTCGAGCGGCCGCCAAGCCACATCTGGAGGCCGAGAGCCCGGGCCCACCCCCCCGAGGACCCCGCGATAA
- the LOC119140572 gene encoding uncharacterized protein LOC119140572 isoform X1 — MGGDAGRRRPMGLRAGPGGDGAGETMHRKEHRGLSTGGSTGAASPQVTPESCPAEPDVRPDVQRPRKRCRTPAGGHLPDGAAPCSDPAVGGPKKHCLGLRTALDPDVEKKTAVLKGEPPNDLPDPQKGGDPDAKHLEGPDPALESDRAVKATPKTALFHPNRRWATLEACSRPDVEERGPNPDVGGPQKGCWVLGDSDTDVELENSTSAVEGPRNGHRALVSESDPDVEGGGADPDVGCPPSHRTGRQVPAPQNIEGVSPGADVEGSQKGLQVIVSDSDTDVELNGAEPDVGHPKPHRPTQNEATPPLPEAKAPNAAVGGSQAGGWVLVVDSDTDVEEELSNPDVGCLEGPGAAPREPDVKAGTASRCAGEARGALLLESDTDVEEELSNPDVGCLEGPGAAPREPDVKEPDVKAGTASRRAGEARGALLLESDTDVEEELSDPDVGAPPPPSSGRQATSGGREPGPTPPRTPR; from the exons ATGGGCGGTGacgccgggcggcggcggccaaTGGGGTTGAGGGCGGGGCCTGGAGGCGATGGCGCGGGAGAG ACCATGCACCGGAAGGAGCACCGAGGCCTCAGCACCGGGGGGAGCACAG gtgCTGCCTCGCCCCAGGTCACGCCGGAGAG CTGCCCGGCAGAGCCAGATGTGCGCCCAGATGTTCAGAGACCCCGCAAGCGCTGCCGTACCCCTGCGGGGGGTCACCTCCCAGATGGGGCTGCCCCCTGCTCGGATCCGGCCGTCGGAGGACCCAAAAAACATTGTTTGGGCCTCCGAACCGCTCTGGATCCAGatgtggagaagaaaacagctgttctaAAAGGGGAGCCCCCAAATGACCTGCCGGACCCCCAGAAGGGGGGCGATCCAGATGCGAAACATCTGGAAGGCCCCGACCCCGCTCTTGAAAGCGATAGGGCTGTCAAGGCAACCCCCAAAACTGCTCTTTTTCACCCAAACCGCCGCTGGGCCACCCTGGAAGCGTGCAGCCGGCCAGATGTGGAGGAGAGGGGCCCGAATCCAGATGTTGGAGGTCCCCAAAAAGGGTGCTGGGTGCTTGGGGACAGCGATACAGATGTGGAGCTGGAAAACTCAACCTCAGCTGTTGAAGGGCCCAGAAACGGGCACCGGGCGCTCGTGTCGGAAAGCGATCCAGATGTGGAGGGGGGTGGAGCCGATCCAGATGTTGGATGCCCCCCAAGCCATCGCACGGGGCGACAGGTACCGGCACCCCAAAATATCGAAGGGGTGAGCCCCGGTGCAGATGTTGAAGGTTCACAAAAGGGGCTTCAGGTGATCGTGTCGGACAGCGATACAGATGTGGAGTTGAACGGCGCCGAGCCAGATGTTGGGCACCCTAAACCCCATCGGCCGACCCAAAATGAGGCGACCCCCCCGCTTCCTGAGGCGAAGGCGCCAAATGCAGCTGTTGGAGGTTCGCAGGCGGGTGGCTGGGTGCTCGTGGTGGACAGCGATACAGATGTGGAGGAGGAGCTTTCCAATCCAGATGTTGGGTGCCTGGAAGGCCCCGGAGCAGCCCCCCGCGAGCCAGATGTGAAGGCGGGGACCGCAAGCCGCTGCGCCGGTGAGGCCCGAGGGGCTCTGCTGTTGGAGAGCGATACAGATGTGGAGGAGGAGCTTTCCAATCCAGATGTTGGGTGCCTGGAAGGCCCCGGAGCAGCCCCCCGCGAGCCAGATGTGAAGGAGCCAGATGTGAAGGCGGGGACCGCAAGCCGCCGCGCCGGTGAGGCCCGAGGGGCTCTGCTGTTGGAGAGCGATACAGATGTGGAGGAGGAGCTTTCTGATCCAGATGTGGGGGCTCCGCCCCCCCCGTCGAGCGGCCGCCAAGCCACATCTGGAGGCCGAGAGCCCGGGCCCACCCCCCCGAGGACCCCGCGATAA
- the LOC119140573 gene encoding tubulin beta chain: protein MREIVHIQAGQCGNQIGAKFWEVISDEHGIDPTGTYHGDSDLQLDRISVYYNEATGGKYVPRAILVDLEPGTMDSVRSGPFGQIFRPDNFVFGQSGAGNNWAKGHYTEGAELVDSVLDVVRKEAESCDCLQGFQLTHSLGGGTGSGMGTLLISKIREEYPDRIMNTFSVVPSPKVSDTVVEPYNATLSVHQLVENTDETYCIDNEALYDICFRTLKLTTPTYGDLNHLVSATMSGVTTCLRFPGQLNADLRKLAVNMVPFPRLHFFMPGFAPLTSRGSQQYRALTVPELTQQVFDAKNMMAACDPRHGRYLTVAAVFRGRMSMKEVDEQMLNVQNKNSSYFVEWIPNNVKTAVCDIPPRGLKMAVTFIGNSTAIQELFKRISEQFTAMFRRKAFLHWYTGEGMDEMEFTEAESNMNDLVSEYQQYQDATAEEEEDFGEEAEEEA from the exons ATGAGGGAGATCGTCCACATCCAGGCGGGCCAGTGCGGCAACCAGATCGGGGCTAAG TTCTGGGAGGTGATCAGCGACGAACACGGCATCGACCCCACCGGCACTTACCATGGCGACAGCGACCTCCAGCTGGACCGCATCAGCGTCTACTACAACGAGGCCACCG GGGGTAAGTACGTGCCAAGGGCCATCCTGGTGGATCTGGAGCCGGGCACCATGGACTCGGTGCGCTCAGGACCTTTTGGGCAGATCTTCCGGCCAGACAACTTTGTTTTCG GCCAGAGCGGCGCGGGCAACAACTGGGCCAAAGGTCACTACACGGAGGGGGCGGAGCTGGTGGACTCGGTCCTGGACGTGGTGCGGAAGGAGGCGGAGAGCTGCGACTGCCTGCAGGGCTTCCAGCTGACCCACTCGTTGGGTGGTGGCACCGGCTCTGGCATGGGCACCCTCCTCATCTCCAAAATCCGCGAGGAATATCCCGACCGCATCATGAACACCTTCAGCGTCGTCCCCTCCCCCAAGGTGTCGGACACGGTGGTGGAACCCTACAACGCCACCTTGTCCGTCCACCAGCTGGTGGAGAACACGGACGAGACCTACTGCATCGACAACGAAGCCCTCTACGACATCTGCTTCCGCACCCTCAAGTTGACCACCCCCACCTACGGCGACCTCAACCACCTCGTCTCCGCCACCATGAGCGGCGTCACCACCTGCTTGCGTTTCCCCGGCCAGCTCAACGCCGACCTACGGAAATTGGCCGTCAACATGGTGCCCTTCCCCCGCCTCCACTTCTTCATGCCGGGTTTCGCTCCCTTGACGTCCCGCGGCAGCCAGCAGTACCGCGCCCTCACCGTCCCCGAGCTCACCCAGCAAGTTTTCGACGCCAAAAACATGATGGCCGCCTGCGACCCCCGCCACGGCCGCTACCTGACGGTGGCCGCCGTCTTCCGCGGCCGCATGTCCATGAAGGAGGTGGACGAGCAGATGTTGAACGTGCAGAACAAGAACAGCTCCTACTTCGTCGAGTGGATCCCCAACAACGTCAAGACGGCCGTCTGCGACATCCCGCCGCGCGGCCTGAAGATGGCCGTCACCTTCATCGGCAACAGCACCGCCATCCAGGAGCTCTTCAAGCGCATCTCGGAGCAGTTCACCGCCATGTTCCGCCGCAAGGCCTTCCTCCACTGGTACACGGGGGAGGGGATGGACGAGATGGAGTTCACCGAGGCCGAGAGCAACATGAACGACCTCGTCTCCGAGTACCAGCAGTACCAGGACGCCACcgccgaggaggaggaggacttCGGGGAAGAGGCCGAAGAAGAGGCCTGA
- the LOC119140574 gene encoding ribosome-binding protein 1-like isoform X4: MMTMAAKSFLMAMMKAKGSPRMMMVARSFVVTMVKAEGALRMVAEGSPRMMMMKAEGSPRMTMKAKSSPRMTRKTKDSPRTTMKTRGSPRTTMKTRGSPRTMMKTRGSPRTMMKTRGSPRTMMKTRGSPRTMMKTRGSPRTMMKTRGSQRTTMKAEDADAEGQG, encoded by the exons ATGATGACGA TGGCGGCCAAGAGCTTCCTGATGGCAATGATGAAGGCCAAGGGCTCTCCGAGGATGATGATGGTG GCCAGGAGCTTTGTGGTGACAATGGTGAAGGCTGAGGGTGCTCTGAGGATGGTGGCCGAGGGGTCTCCaaggatgatgatgatgaaggCCGAGGGGTCTCCAAGGATGACGATGAAGGCCAAGAGCTCTCCGAGGATGACGAGGAAGACCAAGGACTCTCCGAGGACGACAATGAAGACCAGGGGCTCTCCGAGGACAACGATGAAGACCAGGGGCTCTCCAAGGACAATGATGAAGACCAGGGGCTCTCCAAGGACAATGATGAAGACCAGGGGCTCTCCAAGGACGATGATGAAGACCAGGGGCTCTCCAAGGACGATGATGAAGACCAGGGGCTCTCCAAGGACGATGATGAAGACCAGGGGCTCTCAGAGGACGACGATGAAGGCTGAGGATGCTGATGCCGAAGGACAAGGATGA
- the LOC119140574 gene encoding ribosome-binding protein 1-like isoform X3, which translates to MMTMAAKSFLMAMMKAKGSPRMMMVAKGSQRTMVKARSFVVTMVKAEGALRMVAEGSPRMMMMKAEGSPRMTMKAKSSPRMTRKTKDSPRTTMKTRGSPRTTMKTRGSPRTMMKTRGSPRTMMKTRGSPRTMMKTRGSPRTMMKTRGSPRTMMKTRGSQRTTMKAEDADAEGQG; encoded by the exons ATGATGACGA TGGCGGCCAAGAGCTTCCTGATGGCAATGATGAAGGCCAAGGGCTCTCCGAGGATGATGATGGTG GCCAAGGGCTCTCAGAGGACGATGGTGAAGGCCAGGAGCTTTGTGGTGACAATGGTGAAGGCTGAGGGTGCTCTGAGGATGGTGGCCGAGGGGTCTCCaaggatgatgatgatgaaggCCGAGGGGTCTCCAAGGATGACGATGAAGGCCAAGAGCTCTCCGAGGATGACGAGGAAGACCAAGGACTCTCCGAGGACGACAATGAAGACCAGGGGCTCTCCGAGGACAACGATGAAGACCAGGGGCTCTCCAAGGACAATGATGAAGACCAGGGGCTCTCCAAGGACAATGATGAAGACCAGGGGCTCTCCAAGGACGATGATGAAGACCAGGGGCTCTCCAAGGACGATGATGAAGACCAGGGGCTCTCCAAGGACGATGATGAAGACCAGGGGCTCTCAGAGGACGACGATGAAGGCTGAGGATGCTGATGCCGAAGGACAAGGATGA
- the LOC119140574 gene encoding ribosome-binding protein 1-like isoform X2 produces the protein MLWMTMMKAEGFGDNHAGGQELPDGNDEGQGLSEDDDGGQELSKDHKEGQVVLVTMVKAKGSQRTMVKARSFVVTMVKAEGALRMVAEGSPRMTMKAKSSPRMTRKTKDSPRTTMKTRGSPRTTMKTRGSPRTMMKTRGSPRTMMKTRGSPRTMMKTRGSPRTMMKTRGSPRTMMKTRGSQRTTMKAEDADAEGQG, from the exons ATGCTCTGGATGACGATGATGAAGGCCGAGGGCTTTGGGGACAACCACGCTGGCGGCCAAGAGCTTCCTGATGGCAATGATGAAGGCCAAGGGCTCTCCGAGGATGATGATGGTGGCCAGGAGCTCTCCAAGGACCATAAGGAAGGCCAAGTAGTTTTGGTGACGATGGTGAAGGCCAAGGGCTCTCAGAGGACGATGGTGAAGGCCAGGAGCTTTGTGGTGACAATGGTGAAGGCTGAGGGTGCTCTGAGGATGGTG gCCGAGGGGTCTCCAAGGATGACGATGAAGGCCAAGAGCTCTCCGAGGATGACGAGGAAGACCAAGGACTCTCCGAGGACGACAATGAAGACCAGGGGCTCTCCGAGGACAACGATGAAGACCAGGGGCTCTCCAAGGACAATGATGAAGACCAGGGGCTCTCCAAGGACAATGATGAAGACCAGGGGCTCTCCAAGGACGATGATGAAGACCAGGGGCTCTCCAAGGACGATGATGAAGACCAGGGGCTCTCCAAGGACGATGATGAAGACCAGGGGCTCTCAGAGGACGACGATGAAGGCTGAGGATGCTGATGCCGAAGGACAAGGATGA
- the LOC119140574 gene encoding ribosome-binding protein 1-like isoform X1 — MKMKAKDTPDDDDGGQELPDGNDEGQGLSEDDDGGQELSKDHKEGQVVLVTMVKAKGSQRTMVKARSFVVTMVKAEGALRMVAEGSPRMMMMKAEGSPRMTMKAKSSPRMTRKTKDSPRTTMKTRGSPRTTMKTRGSPRTMMKTRGSPRTMMKTRGSPRTMMKTRGSPRTMMKTRGSPRTMMKTRGSQRTTMKAEDADAEGQG, encoded by the exons atgaagatgaAGGCCAAGGACACTCCAGATGATGACGA TGGCGGCCAAGAGCTTCCTGATGGCAATGATGAAGGCCAAGGGCTCTCCGAGGATGATGATGGTGGCCAGGAGCTCTCCAAGGACCATAAGGAAGGCCAAGTAGTTTTGGTGACGATGGTGAAGGCCAAGGGCTCTCAGAGGACGATGGTGAAGGCCAGGAGCTTTGTGGTGACAATGGTGAAGGCTGAGGGTGCTCTGAGGATGGTGGCCGAGGGGTCTCCaaggatgatgatgatgaaggCCGAGGGGTCTCCAAGGATGACGATGAAGGCCAAGAGCTCTCCGAGGATGACGAGGAAGACCAAGGACTCTCCGAGGACGACAATGAAGACCAGGGGCTCTCCGAGGACAACGATGAAGACCAGGGGCTCTCCAAGGACAATGATGAAGACCAGGGGCTCTCCAAGGACAATGATGAAGACCAGGGGCTCTCCAAGGACGATGATGAAGACCAGGGGCTCTCCAAGGACGATGATGAAGACCAGGGGCTCTCCAAGGACGATGATGAAGACCAGGGGCTCTCAGAGGACGACGATGAAGGCTGAGGATGCTGATGCCGAAGGACAAGGATGA